AAACTCGTCCAGCCGCAGCGCGGAGACCGCGCGCGGCTCGTGGCGCTGGCCCGCGACAACGCGGCGCTCCATCTCGCGCAGGACGCGGCGCGGCGGGGCGGCGGCGCCGGTCCGGGCGTGCACGAGTTGCAGGCGCTCCTCCGGCTCGAGGCGCCGCCGATGCGCATCGAGTGCTACGATATCAGCAACTTCCAGGGCGGCGAGACGGTGGCCTCGATGGTGGTGGCCGAGGGCGGCCGCGTCACGCCGCGCGACTACCGCCGCTTCAAGATGAAGACCGCGGAGGGTCCGGACGACGTCGCCATGATGCGCGAGGTGCTGGCGCGGCGGTTCGCGCGGGCGCGGGAGGAACAGGACCGGCTCGACGGGGATGAGCCGATCCGGCCGAAGTGGGCCGTGCTGCCCGACATCGTGCTGCTGGACGGCGGCCGCGGCCAGCTGAGCGCGGCCCACGACGTGCTGTTCGAGTACAACCACATGATTCCGGCGATCGCGCTTGCGAAGGGACAGGACCTGATCTACCTGGAGGGGCTCTCCGAGCCGGTCGCGCTGCCGGCGGACTCCCCGGCGCTGCAGTTGCTGCAGCGGCTGCGGGACGAGGCGCACCGGTTCGCCAACGCCTATCATCAGCAGCTGCGGGGACGGCGCATCGTGTTCTCCGTGCTTGACGAGATCCCGGGCATCGGCGAGCACCGGAAGCGCGCCCTGATCCGGCATTTCGGATCCGTCCGCAACATCCGGCAGGCGGACCTGGAAGAGATCGCGGCGGTCGAGGGCATCGGCGGAGTGCAGGCGGCGCGCATCCACCAGTATCTTCGCGAACACCCGGCGTGAGCGTCCCGTGTCCGCGGCGTGAATCGCCGCGTCCCCGCGTCCTCCGGGCGGCCGGGCTCGCGCTGGACGTGGCCGCCCGGCCGCTCCTCGTCGGCGTCCTCAACGCCACGCCCGACTCGTTTTACGACGGCGGCCGGTATTTCGAGCGCGACCGCGCGCTCGCGCGGGCCGACGAGCTCGTCGCGGACGGCGCGGATCTCGTGGAGGTGGGCGGGGAGACCGCGCGTCCGGGACCGCCGGTCGATGCCACCGAGGAATGGCGGCGGGTGGTGCCGCTCATCGCACGCCTGGCGGCGCGGCTGCCCGTCCCGATCGCGGTGGACACCTACAAGCCGGAGGTGGCCCGGGCCGCCGTCGAGGCCGGCGCCGTGCTGATCAACGACATCAGCGGGTTGGCCGATCCTCGCATGGCGGCGCTTGCCGCGGCCACCGGGGCGGCGCTCGTCGTCATGCACATTCAGGGCCGCCCGAAGGTGCGCCAGACCGCGCCGCGGTATGGGGCGGTGGTGGGCGACGTCTACGCGTTTCTCGAACGGGGGACGGCCCGGGCCCGGTCGCTCGGCGTGCCGGCCGACCGGCTCGTCGTCGATCCCGGATTCAGCTTCGGCAAGGCGCCGCGGCACGACGTGGAAGTGCTGCGCCACCTGGGAGCGTTCTCCCGGTTGGGCTATCCGATCTACCTGGCCACATCGCGCAAGAACTACATCCGCGACATCCTGGCGCTGCCGGTCGAAGACCTGCTGGAAGGGACGTGGGCCGCGGTCGCCTACGGTGTCGCACAGGGCGCCCAGCTCGTCCGGACGCACGACGTGCGGTCCGTGGCGCGCGTGATCCGGATGACGCTCGCGATCGCGAGTTCGGGAGAGGAGCAGGGCCGATGAAGCGAACGGTGCGCGCGACCGCGCGGCACAATGGACGGCTGCGGACGGCGGCCGAGCGGCCCGGCGCTCCCGCGCGCCTCGGCGACGGCGGCGCCCGGGAGGTCGACCGCGCTGCGATCGAAGGCGCGGTACGCACGATGCTGCGGGCGATCGGCGAGAACCCGGAACGCGAGGGACTCCGCGGGACACCGCGCCGGATTGCGGCCATGTACGCCGAGTTGTTCTCCGGGCTCCACGTGGATCCGCTCGGCGTCCTCACGGTCGGCTTCGACGAGGACCGGCACAAGGAGATGGTCATCGTCAAGGATATCCCGTTCGATTCGATGTGCGAGCATCATTTTCTGCCGATGCACGGCCGGGCGCACGTCGGCTACATTCCAAACGGGCGCATCGTCGGCATCAGCAAGATCGCGCGCCTGATCGAGATCCTGGCCCGGCGCCCGCAGGTGCAGGAGCGGCTCACCTCGCAGGTCGCGGACCTGCTGATGCAGGGGCTGCGGCCCCGCGGGGCGGCGGTCGTCATCGAGGCGACCCACCTGTGCATGACCATGCGGGGCGTGCGCAAGCCCGGCAGCCGCGTCGTGACGTCCGCGACCCGCGGAATCTTCCGCGAGAATCCGAGCACGCGCGCGGAGTTCATGTCGCTGATCGGGCATGGTTAGCGTCCCGCCGCCGGCCGCGCACCGCGCGGCCGTGCTTCCGCCGGTCTATGTCAGCGCGGCGGTGCTGGCGATGCTGGTGCTGCACGTGGCGATTCCCGGACGCCGCGTCATCGTGGCTCCCTGGCTGCTTCTGGGGGTCGTGCCGCTCCTGCTCGGCACCGCGCTCAACGTCCTGGCCGATCGGACCTTCAAGACCTCCGGTACGAGCGTGAAACCGTTTGAGCGCTCCACTCACCTGGTGACGGACGGGGTGTTTGCCCTGAGCCGGCATCCCATGTGGCTCGGCATGGTGCTCATCCTCGCCGGCGTGGCCGTCGTGCTGGGGACGCTCACGCCGTTCGCCGTCGTGCTCGCGTTTGCGATCCTGCTCGATGTGCGCTTCATCAGGGCCGAGGAGGGCATGCTCGCGGACACGTTCGGCGACCGGTGGCGGCGCTACCGGTCGCGCGTACGACGGTGGTTGTAGCCGGCTTGCCGCAGTCTGAGATAATCAGGCAGGTGGACGCGGGAGTAGCTCCGAGGTAGAGCGTCTCCTTGCCAAGGAGAAGGCCGTGGGTTCAAGTCCCATCTCCCGCTCCAGCGTGACGGCGACGTAGCCAAGTGGCAAGGCAGGGGTCTGCAAAACCCCCATTCGGCGGTTCGAATCCGCCCGTCGCCTCCAACCCTTCTTCACCGTAAGACTCCGGCCGGCTCAGGGCCGTCCGCCGCAGCGGCGCGCCGCGACAAGGGGCGCCGCCGCGGGCCGCGAACATGCCCCCGGGCGAGTGTCGGAATCGGCAGACGAGGGGGACTTAAAATCCCCTGGCCTGAACGGCCGTGTGGGTTCAACTCCCACCTCGCCCACCATGGTCCGATCGGCACATTGGACGGCGAGACTCCCCGTCCAGATCGTCACTTCGACTGCGGGTTCTCCTCCGAGACGGCCTCGGCACAGTCAAAGTGCGCGTGCGGATACTGTAGCGTGTCGGCGGTGATGTCGCCGACGCAGTAGTCCCGCGAGCGGCGGCTTTATCGTATCTTTACACAACCTTTGCACGATGGTGCCCGAGGGCGCCGGCGCTCGCGAGGTTTGCCGGTCGCGGAGAGGCGATGGTGACGGACCGGACAGACTCTACCGTGCTCGTGGTCGACGACGATCACAAGCTTATCGGGCTCGTCCGCATGTACCTGGAGCGCGAAGGGTTCAATGTGGTCGCCGCGTATGACGGCCGCCAGGCGCTCGAGCTCTTCGCGCGGCACCGTCCCGAGTTCGTGATCCTCGACGTCATGCTCCCCGGCATGGACGGCGTCGCGGTGTGCCGGGCGCTCCGCCGGCGTTCGGCCGTCCCGATCCTCATGCTGACCGCGCGGGTGGAGGAAAGCGACAAGCTGGCGGGACTGTCGACGGGGGCGGACGACTACGTCACCAAGCCGTTCAGCCCCCGGGAGCTCGTGGCCCGCGTCCGCGCGATCCTGCGCCGGGCGGGGACCCGCGAGCAGCCCACGCCGCGTCTCGTCCGGGGAGATCTCCTGATGGACGTCGAGCGGCACGAGGTCTCCGTCGCCGGGCGGGACGTGCGTCTCACCGTCGTCGAGTACAAGCTGCTGCAGGCCCTGATGGAGTTTCCCGGGCGGGTGTTCACGCGAGAGCAACTGCTGGCCCACGTGTACGCGTTCGACGAAGCCGTCGTCATCGACCGGACGATCGACGTGCACGTCGGCAAGCTGCGGGAGAAATTGGGGGACGATCCCGCGCGCCCGCGATTCATCGAGACGGTGCGGGGGGTCGGCTACAAGCTCCTGGAGCCGAAGCGTGCGGGATAGCCTGCTCTGGCGGCTCCTCGGGAGCCATCTGCTCGTCATCGCCATCGCCGTGGCGATCTCCGCGGCGCTCAT
This region of bacterium genomic DNA includes:
- a CDS encoding methyltransferase, which translates into the protein MVSVPPPAAHRAAVLPPVYVSAAVLAMLVLHVAIPGRRVIVAPWLLLGVVPLLLGTALNVLADRTFKTSGTSVKPFERSTHLVTDGVFALSRHPMWLGMVLILAGVAVVLGTLTPFAVVLAFAILLDVRFIRAEEGMLADTFGDRWRRYRSRVRRWL
- a CDS encoding response regulator transcription factor is translated as MTDRTDSTVLVVDDDHKLIGLVRMYLEREGFNVVAAYDGRQALELFARHRPEFVILDVMLPGMDGVAVCRALRRRSAVPILMLTARVEESDKLAGLSTGADDYVTKPFSPRELVARVRAILRRAGTREQPTPRLVRGDLLMDVERHEVSVAGRDVRLTVVEYKLLQALMEFPGRVFTREQLLAHVYAFDEAVVIDRTIDVHVGKLREKLGDDPARPRFIETVRGVGYKLLEPKRAG
- the folE gene encoding GTP cyclohydrolase I FolE gives rise to the protein MKRTVRATARHNGRLRTAAERPGAPARLGDGGAREVDRAAIEGAVRTMLRAIGENPEREGLRGTPRRIAAMYAELFSGLHVDPLGVLTVGFDEDRHKEMVIVKDIPFDSMCEHHFLPMHGRAHVGYIPNGRIVGISKIARLIEILARRPQVQERLTSQVADLLMQGLRPRGAAVVIEATHLCMTMRGVRKPGSRVVTSATRGIFRENPSTRAEFMSLIGHG
- the folP gene encoding dihydropteroate synthase, which translates into the protein MSVPCPRRESPRPRVLRAAGLALDVAARPLLVGVLNATPDSFYDGGRYFERDRALARADELVADGADLVEVGGETARPGPPVDATEEWRRVVPLIARLAARLPVPIAVDTYKPEVARAAVEAGAVLINDISGLADPRMAALAAATGAALVVMHIQGRPKVRQTAPRYGAVVGDVYAFLERGTARARSLGVPADRLVVDPGFSFGKAPRHDVEVLRHLGAFSRLGYPIYLATSRKNYIRDILALPVEDLLEGTWAAVAYGVAQGAQLVRTHDVRSVARVIRMTLAIASSGEEQGR